A region of Mesorhizobium sp. AR02 DNA encodes the following proteins:
- a CDS encoding low affinity iron permease family protein has product MEKLFTRIANRVAHVAGLPPTFAVCCVIVIVWAVSGPFFGFSDTWQLVINTGTTVITFLMVFLIQNTQNRDGAAIQAKLDELIRVSEGHNHFIGIEHLTESEVEEIRDRCERAAKRHDEKTAAMAVKKAVTQKRAPKKHAA; this is encoded by the coding sequence ATGGAAAAGCTTTTCACCAGGATCGCCAATAGGGTCGCCCACGTAGCCGGCCTGCCGCCGACATTTGCCGTCTGCTGTGTGATCGTCATTGTCTGGGCGGTGAGCGGGCCGTTCTTCGGTTTCTCGGACACCTGGCAATTGGTGATCAACACCGGCACGACCGTCATCACTTTCCTGATGGTGTTCCTGATCCAGAACACCCAGAACCGCGACGGTGCTGCAATCCAGGCCAAGCTCGATGAGCTGATCCGGGTCAGCGAAGGCCACAACCATTTCATCGGCATCGAGCACCTGACGGAATCCGAGGTCGAGGAAATCCGCGACAGGTGTGAGCGGGCGGCGAAGCGGCATGACGAGAAGACCGCCGCCATGGCCGTAAAGAAGGCCGTGACGCAAAAACGGGCTCCGAAAAAGCACGCGGCTTGA